GGTGCGCGCCCAGGTGCGCTGGAAGGCGTCGGTCGCCGGAGTCTCGGCAGCCGCCGACCAGGCGATGCTGGCCGCGGCGAAGAGGACGGCGATGACTCCAACGATGCGCGCTCGCCTGAGAACTCGGTTGTGCATAATGCGATGCCTTTCCAGCATGTCGGCACAGGTGTGGCGGTGAACTGATAACGGCACAATACGCCTGCTCGCATCAATGTTCAACGCCCCGCAGGTGCGGGGCGTTGGTGCAGGAGTCGTGAGCTATTCGGACTTGAACTCGCAATACAGCTTGCGGAGTGGTTCATGCACGTTCCACTCGCCCGTCCAGCCCGGTGGGAAGGTCATTGCGTCGCCAGGGCCAAGCTCGACGACAGTGCCATCTTCTGCGGTGCAGGTCATGCGTCCGCTGACGATCTGAATGAATTCGCCGCGTCCGGCGAAGCTCGCCCGGAACGTGCCGGCATCGCACTCCCAGATGCCGGTTCCGACGCGCTCATCCGGGCTGACCCAGACCTCACGTCCGCGTGTTTCCATCGTGCCACCCACGGCAGACTTGATTTCCCCCCAGACCTCGACCGGCGAAGATGCCGCCGTCTGCGGATCCAGCTTCAACGACATTGTTTAATCCTCTCCACCCATGCGCCACAGTGCGCGCCAGGCGCGCGGCATCTCAGCACTCCAGAGCCGCTGTGCGAAGCTCGGCTTCTCCGGATATGCGCCAGCACGCTCGACCTCCTCGGCGGCGCGATAGCGACCGCGTCGGACCAGCGAGTAACCAGCCCAGCGGATTGGCTCGGGCTCCCACTCCATCGGGGTGTGGTGCGTCATCGGCAGCCGTGTCAGATCGGTATCGGCCTCGGTGATCAGATCGGCCAGAACCCGACCTGACAGGTTGGCAGTTGCCACGCCCTCGCCGCTGTAACCATAGGCCATCCCGACACCAGTGCGCTTGTCGAACTGCATGATCGGCATGTGGTCGCGCGGGACGCCGAAGACGCCGCCCCACGAATGCGTGAAGCGCGTACCGGCCAGCATCGGGAACCAGTCGAGCGCCGATTGTCGCGCGTGCTCGAAGATCTCCTCCTGCAGATTCAGTTCGTCGGTAATAGCGGAATTGAACGGGTACTTGCCGCGATACGGTCCAAACGCGATCCGACCATCAGCGGTATGGTTCAGGTATCCGCCTTTCGTGCCAAAGCCGCCAACGACATCGCGATGCTGCCAGCGAATCTGCTCCCAGATCTCGTCCGAGAGTGGCTCGGTGATGACGATGTGCGATGTGGCCGGGACGATCCGGCGGCTGACCTGCGGGATCTGCGACAGATACGCCTCGCCGGCCAGCACAATCGCCTTCGCCGAGACGTTGCCCCGCTCGGTATCGAGGCGCGGCAGTGGGCCCGGTACGAACTGCGTCACGCGGGTCTGCTCGTAGATCGTGCCGCCGTGGCGCTCGACCGCGTGGGCGAGTCCGCGCGCGAGCCGCGCCGGCTGGACGGCAGCGCCTTCCATATTCCAGAACGAGCCGACCGCGCCAGCGACCCGGATGCGCTCCTCGGTCTCGGCCTTGTCGAACAGGCGGTAGTGATCCTCCAGCCCGATCGAGCGGTACTCGTTGTACATCTCTTCGAGCTTGGGCAGGTCGTATCCCGCGCGCGCGATCTCCAGCTCGCCGCCCTTGGCGTAGTGCGCGTCGATGTTCTCTCGCTCGCAGACCTCGCCGACGTTGTCGACCGTCTCGTACATGGCCAGCGAGACGGCTCGCGCCGCGTCACGCCCGTACTTCTCGGTCAGGTCCGACGGTGAGTAGGGGAAGCCGGAGAAGCACCAGCCACCATTGCGACCGGATGCGCCGAATCCGGCGATCTCCGCCTCCAGCACAACAACCTTTAATGAAGGATCGCGCTGCAGAAGGTGGTAGGCGGTCCAGAGGCCGGTGAACCCTGCGCCAAGGATGGCGACATCAACTGAGATCGATTCATCCAGCGGCGGACGCGCGGTCAGATCGTCCCCGGAGTTCTCCAGCCAGAAGCTGTACCTTGCGTAGTCTTTCATTCACTCTCCCTGTCATCGCGCGAATAATGCGCGCTGTCTCCTGTCATTGGCCGGAGTGCTGCGCATACGCATACGCGTGCGAACGGCCACGGTCGCGGGCAGGAGACGGACGCGATGGTCTCATGTGCGGAGGGAAAGTGTCAATCAACGGTATACTGGCCTGTCAGAGTTTACAGGTCCAATCGGTATGATGTTGACACGAATCAGGGGGCATGAGAGCATCCCCGGCGGTCGGACAACCATTGGGCCGGGTGGGGACGTATATCGTCATAGCCGATTGGAACAGATAACCGTCGCTGTGGCGGTGGCCGGCAGTTGTGCCACATTGGCTGAGGCTCGCCGTGATTGCGCAGCCTGCATTTCCGAGGAACAACTCATCAGTTTCTCACGGCAAGTCGCCGGTCGCAGTTGAGGGTAAGAGGAGTGACCACGATGGACGAACGACCGTTGAATGAATTGCGCGCTGACCTGTTTCGGCAGGCCAGCCGCCTGTCCCGCCGCGACGTTATGCGGCGTGGCCTCGCGCTCGGCCTGAGCGTGCCGACAATCGGCTACCTGCTGGCAGCCTGCGGCGGCGACGATGACGAGGGTGGTTCGACTGAGGCAACCGTTGCTCCGACCGCCTCCGGCAGCGAGCCGACCAGCGCCGATAGCGCCGAGGCGACTGAGCCTGCCGCAAGCAGCCCGGACACAGGCTCGACCGGCGACACGCCGTGGTACGTCGATCCTGCGCCGGGCGATCCGGTATCGGGCGGCACCGTCAACTACCTGCTCTACGAAGACCCCGACTCGATGAACCCCTATATCGGTCAGACGAGCATCGCCTCGCAGGTGACGACCGTCATCCTGGAGCCGCTCGCCGAGACGCTGCCGAACGGTGACTGGAGCCCGGTGCTGGCCGCCGAGATCCCGACACTCGAGAATGGTGGCATCACCGAAGACCTGCTGACCGTCACCTGGAAGCTGCGCGAGGGCGTCCTCTGGCACGACGGTGAGCCGTT
This portion of the Thermomicrobiales bacterium genome encodes:
- a CDS encoding cupin domain-containing protein codes for the protein MSLKLDPQTAASSPVEVWGEIKSAVGGTMETRGREVWVSPDERVGTGIWECDAGTFRASFAGRGEFIQIVSGRMTCTAEDGTVVELGPGDAMTFPPGWTGEWNVHEPLRKLYCEFKSE
- a CDS encoding FAD-binding oxidoreductase, producing the protein MKDYARYSFWLENSGDDLTARPPLDESISVDVAILGAGFTGLWTAYHLLQRDPSLKVVVLEAEIAGFGASGRNGGWCFSGFPYSPSDLTEKYGRDAARAVSLAMYETVDNVGEVCERENIDAHYAKGGELEIARAGYDLPKLEEMYNEYRSIGLEDHYRLFDKAETEERIRVAGAVGSFWNMEGAAVQPARLARGLAHAVERHGGTIYEQTRVTQFVPGPLPRLDTERGNVSAKAIVLAGEAYLSQIPQVSRRIVPATSHIVITEPLSDEIWEQIRWQHRDVVGGFGTKGGYLNHTADGRIAFGPYRGKYPFNSAITDELNLQEEIFEHARQSALDWFPMLAGTRFTHSWGGVFGVPRDHMPIMQFDKRTGVGMAYGYSGEGVATANLSGRVLADLITEADTDLTRLPMTHHTPMEWEPEPIRWAGYSLVRRGRYRAAEEVERAGAYPEKPSFAQRLWSAEMPRAWRALWRMGGED